Proteins from a genomic interval of Arachis hypogaea cultivar Tifrunner chromosome 10, arahy.Tifrunner.gnm2.J5K5, whole genome shotgun sequence:
- the LOC112715032 gene encoding nuclear transcription factor Y subunit C-3, which produces MDKKESDQSATRGTSTPSHTKVVAGPSVPSPLLRDHQHSHHYIHYHHLQQEEFHQKLHNFWDNQYRKIEQAADFRIHNLPLARIKKIMKADENVKMISAEAPIIFSKDCEMFIMELTMRAWNNAEENKRRTLQKNDIAAAVTKTDVFDFHVDVVPRDETVDLSLYAGIRRGGCNNNIVPCNYYVPPQHVMGPPPYGPPRMPLVGRHVPNQDNTDEQQNSENTTHAVCPKEQNHSSDSDE; this is translated from the coding sequence ATGGATAAAAAAGAGAGTGATCAATCTGCAACAAGAGGGACAAGcactccatcacacaccaaggtAGTAGCTGGTCCTTCtgttccttcacctctcttaagaGATCATCAACATTCTCACCATTACATCCACTACCACCACCTACAACAAGAAGAATTTCACCAAAAACTTCACAACTTTTGGGACAATCAGTACCGTAAAATTGAACAAGCGGCCGATTTCAGGATCCACAACTTACCCTTGGCTAGAATCAAGAAGATCATGAAGGCTGATGAAAATGTAAAAATGATATCAGCAGAGGCTCCTATTATATTTTCCAAGGATTGTGAAATGTTCATCATGGAATTGACAATGAGGGCTTGGAATAATGCTGAAGAGAACAAAAGGAGAACACTTCAGAAGAATGACATTGCTGCTGCAGTCACAAAAACTGATGTGTTTGATTTTCATGTTGATGTTGTCCCTAGAGATGAAACCGTGGACCTTAGTTTATATGCTGGTATAAGAAGAGGTGGATGCAATAATAATATTGTTCCTTGCAACTATTATGTGCCACCTCAACATGTTATGGGTCCACCACCATATGGTCCTCCAAGAATGCCTTTGGTGGGAAGACATGTTCCTAATCAAGATAATACTGACGAGCAGCAAAATAGTGAAAATACTACTCATGCTGTGTGTCCAAAGGAGCAAAATCATTCTTCAGATTCAGATGAATGA